A window of the Thalassophryne amazonica chromosome 11, fThaAma1.1, whole genome shotgun sequence genome harbors these coding sequences:
- the LOC117520879 gene encoding homeodomain-interacting protein kinase 1-like — MNFEPLPTSNLHAVVQQMATALLHLETLGVIHCDIKPQNIMVVDNIQQPLKVKLTDFGLAQHISEPPSFAGTLCYQAPEVFLGLAYSEEIDMWSLGVSMAELALGVSLYPGDHSYDIMKFIVDTQGLPPDYLLRLGPETSHYFNRRRIDGHDTWTLKTPALVQMETGHKFCDTRQVMLTSLEDIMQYF, encoded by the exons ATGAATTTTGAGCCTCTTCCAACCAGCAATCTGCATGCTGTTGTGCAGCAA ATGGCCACTGCGTTGCTTCACCTGGAGACCCTGGGGGTGATCCACTGCGATATAAAACCCCAGAACATCATGGTGGTCGACAACATCCAGCAACCACTGAAGGTCAAATTAACTGACTTTGGTTTGGCTCAGCACATCTCGGAGCCGCCGTCATTTGCAGGGACCTTGTGTTACCA AGCTCCAGAGGTATTCTTAGGTTTGGCCTACAGCGAGGAGATTGACATGTGGTCCCTCGGTGTTTCCATGGCTGAGCTGGCTCTGGGAGTCTCCCTGTATCCCGGAGATCATTCATATGATATA atGAAGTTCATTGTGGACACACAAGGTCTGCCCCCAGACTACCTCCTCAGGTTGGGACCAGAAACCAGCCACTACTTTAATAGACGTCGTATTGATGGTCACGACACCTGGACACTGAAG ACTCCTGCACTGGTTCAGATGGAGACAGGGCACAAGTTCTGCGACACCAGACAAGTGATGTTAACCTCTCTGGAGGACATCATGCAG